Below is a genomic region from Nitrospirota bacterium.
TAACATCAGCAAGGACAAGCTTATATTTAAAAACATACCGATTTCCGATAAAGCTAAAGCAGAGGAAGCGATGAATAATTTATTCGGCGAAGACTCTGCATGGCTTAAGTATTTTTATAACGACAAGGATGCCCTGAAAACCTACTTTATGAATGGTCATAAAGAGGGAATAATTTATTTTGATAGATAAAGCGAGGTAAAAATGAGAATCTTATTGGTGGTTTACGATAATGATATGTATATAAATACATTTCCTATTTCTCTGGGATATATTGCAGGGATTCTTAAGAAAGGAGGATACGATGTTGAGATATACAATCAGGATATGCATCACTATCCTGATGAGCATTTAACAGCATATCTGGACCAGAATTATTTTGATGTGGTCGGAGTGAGTGTAGTAGCAGGCTATTATCAATATAGAAAACTTTTAAAAATCTCTGATGCAATAAATAAATCAAAGCGCAGGCCATTCTTTGTTATGGGAGGGCACGGGCCAACCCCCGATCCGGAATTTTTCTTAAAGAAGACGTCCGCGGACGCTATTGTCATGGGAGAAGGGGAGGTAACAGTTATTGAATTAATGAAAGCGCTGACAGATAAAAGAGCCTTGTCTGAGATTAAAGGCATTGCATTTCGTGACGGGGACAAGATATTTGTCAACGAAAGAAGACCCTTAATAGAAGATATAAATACGATTCCGTTCCCGGCATATGAGCTGTTTCCTGTTGATTATTATAAATTGAAGAGAGTGCCTCACGCATCAAATGCCGATTTCACAATGGATGTATTATCGGGCAGGGGCTGCACCTTTAAGTGCAATTTTTGTTATAGGATGGACGTAGGATTCAGACCGAGAAGTAATGAGAGTATTATTGAGGAAATTAGACTTTTAAAGCGAAATTACAACATTACATACATTGTGTTCCAGGATGAACTTTTAATGTCATCTATAGAGAGGACTATTGCTCTCTGTGAAGATTTCATAAATGCTAAATTAAATATTAAATGGAACTGTCAAGGAAGGTTAAATTATGCGAAGCCGGAAGTCTTGAGCCTTATGAAAAAAGCGGGCTGCGTATTCATTAATTATGGGATTGAAGCAATGGATGACAATGTATTGAAAAATATGAAAAAGGGATTAGTAACAAAACAGATTGTTGCA
It encodes:
- a CDS encoding radical SAM protein; translated protein: MRILLVVYDNDMYINTFPISLGYIAGILKKGGYDVEIYNQDMHHYPDEHLTAYLDQNYFDVVGVSVVAGYYQYRKLLKISDAINKSKRRPFFVMGGHGPTPDPEFFLKKTSADAIVMGEGEVTVIELMKALTDKRALSEIKGIAFRDGDKIFVNERRPLIEDINTIPFPAYELFPVDYYKLKRVPHASNADFTMDVLSGRGCTFKCNFCYRMDVGFRPRSNESIIEEIRLLKRNYNITYIVFQDELLMSSIERTIALCEDFINAKLNIKWNCQGRLNYAKPEVLSLMKKAGCVFINYGIEAMDDNVLKNMKKGLVTKQIVAGIENTIEAGVSPGFNIIFGNIGDSRESLNKGVEFLLKYDDGAQLRTIRPVTPYPGSPLYYYAIEKGLLKGIEDFYENKHINSDLPTVNFTDMSDEEFCRCLLDANTRLLNNYFQKKISTALEQARRLYLERDAQFRGFRQT